One genomic segment of Micromonospora sp. WMMC415 includes these proteins:
- a CDS encoding ribokinase, which translates to MSARVVVVGSANLDLVVSTPQLPRPGETVLGGDFRTVPGGKGANQAVAAARAGAGCEFVGAVGDDAFGRQLRDSLAGAGVGLRGLRTVPGPSGVALIAVDQAAENFIVVAPGANAALTELDADDAAVIGAADVLLLQLEVPLPTVVRAADLARAAGTVVVVNAAPAVPLPAELLDLVDVLVVNEHEAAVVAGVFSDDPAVLLDALLTLVPRVVLTLGARGAAYADRHGARRTVPAPLIDAVDTTAAGDAFTGALAVGWAERGGAPDADAVTDVVRWACAAGAACAQRPGASTALPERAAIDALYTATYRGTE; encoded by the coding sequence ATGAGCGCGCGGGTGGTCGTGGTCGGCAGCGCCAACCTGGACCTGGTGGTCAGCACGCCGCAGCTGCCCCGCCCCGGTGAGACGGTGCTCGGCGGCGACTTCCGTACCGTTCCCGGCGGCAAGGGCGCCAACCAGGCGGTCGCCGCCGCCCGCGCGGGCGCCGGCTGCGAGTTCGTCGGCGCGGTCGGCGACGACGCGTTCGGCCGGCAGCTACGCGACAGTCTCGCCGGCGCCGGGGTCGGCCTGCGCGGCCTGCGGACCGTGCCCGGCCCGTCCGGGGTCGCGCTGATCGCCGTCGACCAGGCGGCGGAGAACTTCATCGTGGTCGCCCCCGGCGCCAACGCCGCGCTGACCGAACTCGACGCCGACGACGCGGCGGTGATCGGCGCGGCCGACGTGCTGCTGCTCCAGTTGGAGGTGCCGCTGCCCACCGTCGTCCGCGCCGCCGACCTCGCCCGCGCCGCGGGCACCGTCGTGGTGGTCAATGCCGCCCCGGCGGTCCCGCTGCCGGCGGAGCTGCTCGACCTGGTCGACGTGCTGGTGGTCAACGAGCACGAGGCGGCCGTCGTCGCCGGGGTGTTCTCCGACGACCCGGCGGTGCTGCTCGACGCGCTGCTGACGCTGGTGCCCCGGGTGGTGCTCACCCTCGGCGCGCGCGGTGCCGCGTACGCCGACCGCCACGGGGCGCGCCGCACCGTCCCGGCCCCGCTGATCGACGCCGTGGACACCACCGCCGCCGGTGACGCGTTCACCGGCGCGCTCGCGGTCGGCTGGGCCGAGCGCGGCGGCGCGCCGGACGCCGACGCCGTCACCGACGTCGTGCGCTGGGCGTGCGCCGCCGGCGCCGCCTGCGCGCAGCGCCCCGGCGCGTCGACCGCGCTGCCCGAGCGGGCCGCCATCGACGCCCTGTACACCGCGACCTACCGAGGTACCGAGTGA
- a CDS encoding SUMF1/EgtB/PvdO family nonheme iron enzyme, protein MSFNPYVPRPIDRPTEVPLGADADLSTLDEAKIFAAPADPADWPAWREQLTRWRADARARIGYTGSHYAEIPGDCFSVCLAWLWDETLYDHERGVFTVDEFLDTAERDFGGFDGVVLWHAYPVIGLDDRNQFDFYRDVPELPEVVRAFQRRGVRVFVDYNPWDTGTRREAGTDAREVAALAGTLGVDGVFLDTLKEGAGELRRELDAVRPGLVLEGESRVPLARVADHAMSWAQWFADSEVPGVLRAKWFERRHVLHHTRRWHRSHLDELHSAWLNGVGVLVWESVFGVWVGWNDRDRAVLRAMRRVQASHAAWLRAEDWVPLADHPGTGRVYASRWTHDGEPLWTVANTGGDHDGPWLVTEPRPGRRYVDLVTGAELAAAPTADGRVAVGGPLPAGAIAAVVATADDAGPAHASPVGDPSFPARAAVRVRTPWAPRTGVPTGMVAVDGGRRELVVRHRVRETGLYGETPYLDEWKPLPPRLHHTGTLRRSVHLGRFAIATHEVTHGQYAEFLRATGYRPVRAERFTAGQGPADAPVTGVELADARAYAAWAGLRLPTEDEWQVAAEAGLLVRGEPLVWNLTESEHSDGRTRFAIVKGGAAYRAEGSDWYLDGGPQPPDVSVKLLLLGAGMTRSDQVGFRCAADLVAAVPGGGDATEATR, encoded by the coding sequence GTGAGCTTCAACCCGTACGTGCCCCGCCCGATCGACCGGCCCACGGAGGTGCCGCTCGGCGCGGACGCCGACCTCAGCACGCTGGACGAGGCGAAGATCTTCGCCGCCCCGGCCGACCCGGCGGACTGGCCGGCCTGGCGGGAGCAGCTCACCCGCTGGCGGGCCGACGCCCGGGCGCGGATCGGGTACACCGGCTCCCACTACGCCGAGATCCCCGGCGACTGCTTCAGCGTCTGCCTCGCCTGGCTGTGGGACGAGACGCTGTACGACCACGAGCGGGGTGTCTTCACCGTCGACGAGTTCCTCGACACCGCCGAGCGCGACTTCGGCGGCTTCGACGGGGTGGTGCTCTGGCACGCGTACCCGGTGATCGGCCTGGACGACCGCAACCAGTTCGACTTCTACCGGGACGTGCCGGAGTTGCCCGAGGTGGTGCGCGCCTTTCAGCGGCGCGGGGTGCGGGTGTTCGTCGACTACAACCCGTGGGACACCGGCACCCGACGCGAGGCCGGTACCGACGCCCGGGAGGTCGCCGCGCTGGCCGGCACGCTCGGCGTGGACGGCGTCTTCCTGGACACCCTCAAGGAGGGCGCCGGCGAGCTGCGTCGCGAGCTGGACGCCGTCCGCCCCGGCCTGGTGCTGGAGGGGGAGAGCCGGGTGCCGCTGGCCCGCGTCGCCGACCACGCGATGAGCTGGGCGCAGTGGTTCGCCGACTCCGAGGTGCCGGGCGTGCTGCGGGCCAAGTGGTTCGAACGCCGGCACGTGCTGCACCACACCCGCCGCTGGCACCGCAGCCACCTCGACGAGCTGCACTCGGCCTGGCTCAACGGTGTCGGGGTGCTGGTCTGGGAGAGCGTCTTCGGGGTCTGGGTCGGCTGGAACGACCGGGACCGGGCGGTGCTGCGGGCGATGCGCCGCGTGCAGGCCAGCCACGCCGCGTGGTTGCGCGCCGAGGACTGGGTCCCGCTCGCCGACCACCCCGGCACCGGTCGGGTGTACGCGTCCCGCTGGACGCACGACGGCGAGCCGCTGTGGACGGTGGCGAACACCGGCGGCGACCACGACGGCCCGTGGCTGGTCACCGAGCCGCGCCCCGGCCGACGCTACGTCGACCTGGTCACCGGCGCGGAGCTGGCCGCCGCCCCGACCGCCGACGGTCGGGTCGCGGTGGGCGGGCCGCTGCCGGCCGGGGCGATCGCCGCCGTGGTCGCCACCGCCGACGACGCCGGTCCGGCGCACGCCTCCCCGGTCGGTGACCCGTCGTTCCCGGCCCGCGCCGCGGTGCGGGTCCGGACCCCGTGGGCGCCGCGCACCGGGGTGCCGACGGGCATGGTCGCCGTCGACGGCGGCCGGCGCGAGCTGGTGGTCCGCCACCGGGTCCGGGAGACCGGGCTCTACGGCGAGACCCCCTACCTGGACGAGTGGAAGCCGCTTCCGCCCCGGCTGCACCACACCGGGACGCTGCGCCGCAGCGTCCACCTCGGCCGGTTCGCCATCGCCACCCACGAGGTGACCCACGGTCAGTACGCCGAGTTCCTGCGCGCCACCGGCTACCGGCCGGTGCGCGCGGAGCGGTTCACCGCCGGTCAGGGGCCGGCCGACGCCCCGGTTACCGGGGTGGAACTGGCCGACGCCCGCGCGTACGCGGCGTGGGCCGGGCTGCGGCTGCCGACCGAGGACGAGTGGCAGGTGGCCGCCGAGGCGGGACTGCTGGTTCGTGGGGAGCCGCTGGTGTGGAACCTCACCGAGAGCGAGCACTCCGACGGCCGGACCCGGTTCGCCATCGTGAAGGGCGGCGCCGCGTACCGGGCCGAGGGGTCCGACTGGTACCTCGACGGCGGCCCCCAGCCGCCGGACGTCTCGGTGAAGCTGCTGCTGCTCGGCGCCGGGATGACCCGCTCCGACCAGGTCGGCTTCCGCTGCGCGGCCGACCTGGTTGCTGCGGTGCCGGGCGGCGGGGACGCGACGGAGGCGACCCGGTGA
- a CDS encoding CaiB/BaiF CoA-transferase family protein, with amino-acid sequence MTAPLDGVTVVDLATLFAGPLAAAFLGDFGADVIKVEHPAKPDPSRGHGPAKDGVGLWWKVLGRNKRTVTCNLSDPAGADLLRRLLAEADVLVENFRPGTLERWGLGPAELHAVNPRLVIVRISGFGQVGPYARRPGFGTLAEAMSGFAAATGEPDGPPTLPPFGLADSVTALAAAYAAMLALRARDLTGAGQVVDLAIIEPIMAMLGPQITWYDQLGYLQPRLGNRSNNNAPRNTYRCADGRWVAVSTSAQSIAERVMRLVGRPELVDEPWFATGSGRAAHADELDAAVSAWVARRGRDEVVAAFEAAEAAVAPVYDVRDVLADPQYAALGTVHTVPDEDLGEVRMQNVPFRLADTPGAIRHAGRRHGRDTDAVFRALGLDDAELAALRDQGVI; translated from the coding sequence GTGACCGCGCCGCTGGACGGGGTGACGGTGGTCGACCTGGCCACCCTGTTCGCCGGGCCGCTCGCCGCGGCGTTCCTCGGCGACTTCGGCGCCGACGTGATCAAGGTGGAGCACCCGGCCAAGCCGGATCCGTCGCGCGGGCACGGACCGGCCAAGGACGGCGTCGGCCTCTGGTGGAAGGTGCTCGGGCGCAACAAGCGCACCGTCACCTGCAACCTGTCCGACCCCGCCGGTGCCGACCTGCTGCGCCGGCTGCTCGCCGAGGCCGACGTGCTGGTGGAGAACTTCCGCCCCGGCACGCTGGAGCGGTGGGGACTCGGCCCGGCCGAGCTGCACGCGGTCAACCCCCGGCTGGTGATCGTCCGGATCAGCGGTTTCGGGCAGGTCGGCCCGTACGCCCGGCGGCCCGGCTTCGGCACCCTGGCCGAGGCGATGAGCGGCTTCGCCGCCGCCACCGGGGAACCCGACGGCCCGCCGACCCTGCCCCCGTTCGGGCTGGCCGATTCGGTGACCGCGCTGGCCGCCGCGTACGCGGCCATGCTGGCGCTGCGGGCCCGCGACCTCACCGGTGCCGGGCAGGTGGTGGACCTCGCCATCATCGAGCCGATCATGGCGATGCTCGGTCCGCAGATCACCTGGTACGACCAGCTCGGCTACCTCCAGCCACGGCTGGGCAACCGGTCCAACAACAACGCCCCGCGCAACACCTACCGGTGCGCGGACGGGCGGTGGGTGGCCGTGTCGACCAGCGCGCAGAGCATCGCCGAGCGGGTGATGCGGCTGGTCGGCCGCCCCGAACTGGTCGACGAGCCGTGGTTCGCCACCGGCAGCGGTCGCGCCGCGCACGCCGACGAACTGGACGCCGCGGTGAGCGCCTGGGTCGCCCGGCGCGGCCGGGACGAGGTGGTGGCCGCGTTCGAGGCCGCCGAGGCGGCGGTCGCGCCGGTCTACGACGTGCGGGACGTCCTCGCCGACCCGCAGTACGCCGCGCTCGGCACCGTCCACACCGTGCCGGACGAGGACCTGGGCGAGGTGCGGATGCAGAACGTGCCGTTCCGGCTCGCCGACACCCCCGGAGCGATCCGGCACGCCGGGCGCCGGCACGGCCGGGACACCGACGCCGTGTTCCGGGCCCTCGGACTCGACGACGCCGAGCTGGCCGCGCTGCGTGACCAGGGGGTGATCTGA
- a CDS encoding CoA ester lyase, protein MLLTWLYVPGDRPDRFAKAVAAGADAVILDLEDAVAAGRKSYARDAVAEFLAEPHPLPVQVRVNELTGPDLDADLTAVAGRPGLAGLRLPKVESPASVAALAARVDTPLHPLIESALGLEAAYAIATAHPAVASVGLGEADLRSDLGVDDEAGLAWARSRVVVAARAAALAPPAMSVYANVADTDGLAASCAVGRRLGLLGRAAIHPRQLPVIAEAFRPAERDVARAEELLAAVAEAQTRDSGTVVLPDGRFADRAMVAAARRTVDLAARYAA, encoded by the coding sequence GTGCTGCTCACCTGGCTCTACGTTCCCGGCGACCGGCCGGACCGGTTCGCCAAGGCGGTCGCCGCCGGCGCCGACGCGGTCATCCTCGACCTGGAGGACGCGGTGGCCGCCGGCCGCAAGTCGTACGCCCGGGACGCGGTCGCCGAGTTTCTCGCCGAGCCGCACCCGCTGCCGGTGCAGGTACGGGTCAACGAACTGACCGGCCCGGATCTCGACGCCGACCTGACCGCGGTCGCCGGCCGCCCCGGGCTGGCCGGGTTGCGGCTGCCGAAGGTCGAGTCACCGGCGAGCGTGGCCGCGCTGGCCGCCCGGGTGGACACCCCGCTGCACCCGCTGATCGAGTCGGCGCTCGGCCTGGAGGCGGCGTACGCCATCGCCACCGCCCACCCGGCGGTCGCCTCGGTCGGGCTCGGTGAGGCCGACCTCCGGTCGGACCTGGGTGTCGACGACGAGGCCGGGTTGGCCTGGGCGCGCTCGCGGGTGGTGGTCGCCGCCCGCGCGGCCGCCCTCGCCCCGCCGGCCATGTCGGTGTACGCGAACGTCGCCGACACCGACGGACTGGCCGCCTCCTGCGCGGTCGGCCGGCGCCTCGGCCTCCTGGGCCGGGCCGCCATCCATCCCCGCCAACTGCCGGTGATCGCCGAGGCGTTCCGCCCCGCCGAGCGGGACGTGGCCCGGGCCGAGGAACTGCTGGCCGCCGTGGCCGAGGCGCAGACCCGGGACTCGGGAACGGTGGTGCTGCCGGACGGCCGGTTCGCCGACCGCGCGATGGTGGCCGCCGCCCGGCGGACGGTGGACCTGGCTGCCCGCTACGCCGCCTGA
- a CDS encoding TAXI family TRAP transporter solute-binding subunit, producing MALNLEVRFSRRVVLVAAGGLLAGCSRRPDVDEVHLRLATGPAGAVYRRIGGALADHIAEQVPGVTVTTVPSGASTDNIRMLLAGEVHLGLTSLDALIRTDGSAPEGLSAICRLYDSHLHLVVLAGSAIDTFRDLQGRRVSLGARDSGTEFTSLRVLELGPVSADGRYLSQAESAAALRDGEIDAMFSLTGVPTPAVTELAQRHPVRLIPLDAQADALFTAYPGPYAPAVIPATAYAGVPATRTVAVPNVLLVRDDLPDDLVHAITDTIFTHTRTITSASRDDAEAVPEAWQINVRTGISTGSVPLHPGAAAWFRDRKR from the coding sequence ATGGCGCTGAACCTGGAGGTCCGGTTCAGCCGGCGGGTGGTGCTGGTGGCCGCCGGAGGGCTGCTCGCCGGGTGCTCCCGGCGGCCCGACGTCGACGAGGTTCACCTGCGACTGGCCACCGGGCCGGCGGGGGCGGTCTACCGGCGCATCGGTGGTGCGCTGGCCGACCACATCGCCGAGCAGGTGCCCGGGGTCACGGTGACCACCGTGCCGAGCGGGGCGTCCACCGACAACATCCGGATGCTGCTGGCCGGCGAGGTGCACCTCGGGCTGACGAGCCTGGACGCGCTGATCAGGACCGACGGCAGCGCACCCGAGGGGCTCTCGGCGATCTGCCGGCTCTACGACAGTCACCTGCACCTCGTGGTGCTGGCCGGTTCGGCGATCGACACGTTCCGGGACCTGCAGGGCAGGAGAGTCTCCCTCGGTGCGCGCGACTCGGGGACCGAGTTCACGTCGCTGCGGGTCCTGGAGCTCGGCCCGGTGAGCGCCGACGGTCGGTACCTCAGCCAGGCCGAATCGGCGGCGGCCCTGCGCGACGGCGAGATCGACGCGATGTTCTCCCTGACCGGCGTCCCGACCCCCGCCGTCACGGAGCTGGCGCAGCGGCACCCGGTCCGGCTGATCCCGTTGGACGCACAGGCGGACGCGCTCTTCACGGCGTACCCGGGTCCGTACGCTCCGGCGGTGATCCCCGCGACCGCCTACGCCGGCGTCCCGGCCACCCGCACCGTCGCCGTGCCGAACGTGCTCCTGGTGCGTGACGACCTGCCCGACGACCTGGTCCACGCCATCACCGACACGATCTTCACGCACACCCGCACGATCACCTCCGCGAGCCGGGACGACGCCGAGGCCGTTCCGGAAGCGTGGCAGATCAACGTGCGTACCGGGATCTCCACGGGATCGGTCCCGCTCCATCCGGGCGCGGCCGCCTGGTTCCGCGACCGTAAGCGCTGA
- a CDS encoding HAMP domain-containing sensor histidine kinase, which translates to MHRRLLVVLVPLAVLLVAALGVPLSVTVAEREMQETYVDRLGDVGRFASLAETALATGRTEALNQALVRYHELYGIPVALIDTSGTVLLGPGRAYQEAARAEPELPRIVTAALAGSRSEPSGEWAPWDDSALVVAEPVGRDSEVVGAVVTISDLSRTRDRILVRWAQLAGLGLLPLIALVAVAWPVSAWVLRPVRELDAASSRISRGDLTIRADAEAGPVELRRLTESFNTMMDAVENAVQRQRAFVSDASHQLRNPLTSLRLAVESLEPHLRPAGAGRQVYDVAVDELKAMQRMLNSLQASARMESMRTASPVDLDAVLATRVDRWRALTAAAGQTLAVDVPPGLRLLEPPGGLGSVLDELVSNALRLSDAQLVEVNARVVPGAADAGRGNGPTAGGMVTIAVRDDGQGLDVSERAQALGRFWRSPRHQNVPGTGLGLAICADLVGAAGGALRLEEGLPRPDGSGHGFAAVITLPVVPRVASPAAPAPTPV; encoded by the coding sequence GTGCACCGTCGCCTGCTCGTCGTCCTGGTGCCCCTCGCGGTGCTGCTCGTGGCGGCGCTCGGGGTGCCGCTCAGCGTCACCGTGGCCGAGCGGGAGATGCAGGAGACGTACGTCGACCGGCTGGGCGACGTCGGCCGGTTCGCGTCGCTCGCCGAGACCGCGCTGGCGACCGGGCGGACCGAGGCGCTCAACCAGGCGCTGGTGCGCTACCACGAGCTGTACGGCATCCCGGTCGCGCTGATCGACACGTCCGGCACGGTGCTGCTCGGACCAGGCCGTGCGTACCAGGAGGCGGCGCGGGCCGAGCCGGAGTTGCCCCGGATCGTGACGGCGGCGCTGGCCGGGTCGAGGTCCGAACCGTCCGGGGAATGGGCGCCGTGGGACGACTCGGCCCTCGTGGTCGCGGAGCCCGTGGGCCGGGACAGCGAGGTCGTCGGCGCCGTCGTGACGATCTCCGACCTGTCGAGGACGCGCGACCGCATCCTCGTGCGCTGGGCCCAGCTCGCCGGGCTCGGGCTGCTGCCGCTGATCGCGCTGGTGGCCGTCGCGTGGCCGGTGTCGGCGTGGGTGCTGCGACCCGTCCGGGAGCTGGACGCGGCGAGCTCGCGGATCTCGCGGGGCGACCTGACGATCCGGGCGGACGCCGAGGCCGGCCCGGTCGAGCTGCGGCGGCTGACGGAGTCGTTCAACACCATGATGGACGCGGTCGAGAACGCCGTGCAGCGGCAGCGGGCGTTCGTGTCCGACGCGTCGCACCAGTTGCGCAATCCGCTGACCAGCCTCCGGCTCGCGGTGGAGAGTCTGGAACCGCACCTGCGTCCGGCCGGTGCCGGGCGGCAGGTGTACGACGTCGCCGTCGACGAGCTGAAGGCGATGCAGCGGATGCTGAACTCGCTACAGGCCAGCGCGCGGATGGAGAGCATGCGGACGGCGTCGCCGGTGGACCTCGACGCGGTACTGGCGACCCGGGTGGACCGGTGGCGGGCGTTGACGGCGGCAGCGGGGCAGACACTGGCGGTCGACGTGCCGCCGGGGCTGCGGCTGCTGGAGCCGCCGGGCGGGCTGGGCAGCGTCCTGGACGAGCTGGTCAGCAACGCGTTGCGGCTGTCCGACGCTCAACTGGTGGAGGTGAACGCCCGGGTCGTCCCCGGCGCGGCGGACGCCGGACGCGGCAACGGCCCGACGGCCGGAGGCATGGTCACCATCGCCGTCCGTGACGACGGCCAGGGCCTCGACGTCTCCGAGCGGGCCCAGGCGCTCGGACGGTTCTGGCGGTCGCCGCGGCACCAGAACGTGCCCGGCACCGGGCTGGGACTGGCGATCTGCGCCGACCTGGTCGGGGCTGCCGGGGGCGCGCTGCGGCTGGAGGAGGGCCTGCCGCGTCCGGACGGGTCCGGGCACGGATTCGCCGCCGTGATCACGTTGCCGGTCGTTCCCCGGGTGGCGTCGCCGGCCGCCCCGGCTCCGACCCCGGTCTGA
- a CDS encoding response regulator transcription factor has product MRITVIEDDDRVARGLVTVLAQAGFEVHRVATAAAALRAAPSDVVLVDLGLPDGDGLDVIRRLRDRPATAVIAVTARSEEHERVRGLRAGADDYIVKPFGIPELLARIDAVLRRTRAARALSRPDEPLVLGPMRVGVGTREVTVDGTPVTLTRKEFELLLLLARRAPNVVSRDVILDQIWGATWEASSRTLDTHIAALRHKLGPAVLIRTIHGVGYRLLADQPELIG; this is encoded by the coding sequence ATGCGGATCACCGTCATCGAGGATGACGACCGTGTGGCGCGGGGTCTGGTGACCGTCCTGGCCCAGGCGGGCTTCGAGGTCCACCGTGTCGCCACCGCCGCGGCGGCCCTGCGGGCCGCCCCGTCCGACGTGGTCCTCGTCGACCTGGGCCTGCCCGACGGCGACGGCCTCGACGTGATCCGCAGGCTGCGTGACCGCCCGGCGACCGCCGTCATCGCCGTGACGGCGCGCTCGGAGGAGCACGAGCGGGTCCGTGGCCTGCGCGCCGGCGCCGACGACTACATCGTGAAGCCGTTCGGCATCCCGGAGTTGCTGGCCCGGATCGACGCCGTCCTGCGGCGCACCCGGGCCGCTCGTGCCCTGAGCCGCCCCGACGAGCCGCTCGTCCTGGGTCCGATGCGGGTCGGCGTCGGCACCCGCGAGGTCACCGTCGACGGCACGCCCGTGACGCTGACCCGCAAGGAGTTCGAGCTGCTCCTGCTGCTGGCCCGGCGTGCGCCGAACGTGGTGAGCCGCGACGTCATCCTCGACCAGATCTGGGGCGCGACCTGGGAGGCGTCGAGCCGCACCCTGGACACCCACATCGCGGCGTTGCGGCACAAGCTCGGGCCGGCCGTGCTCATCCGCACGATCCACGGGGTCGGCTATCGGCTCCTGGCCGACCAGCCGGAGCTGATCGGCTGA
- a CDS encoding tripartite tricarboxylate transporter substrate-binding protein: MTTTRHRAAARMIAAIGAVALLAACSGNGGSGGDAGNYPDRNITFVVPFSAGGPTDTVTRMIAEPMAAKLGAKIVVQNVEGAGGTVGAGEVARAEPDGYTVLMHHIGMSTAPALYQNLGYQPLEDFETIGLVTEVPMTIVARRDFPPTTLQDLVSHVKANANKVTLANAGIGAASHLCGLLFQHAAGVKLQEVPYEGTGPALTDLVGGQVDFMCDQTTNTSGQISGGKVKAYAVTTPERVKSLPDLPTTAEAGLPQLQVSVWHGLYAPKGTPQDVVQKLSEALTAALADQAVIDQMAKLGTAPVPAADATPQAHRAHLEEQLGTWAKIIADAGVKAS; the protein is encoded by the coding sequence ATGACAACGACCAGGCACCGGGCCGCCGCGCGGATGATCGCCGCGATCGGCGCCGTTGCGCTCCTGGCCGCCTGTTCCGGCAACGGCGGCAGCGGCGGCGACGCCGGGAACTACCCGGACCGGAACATCACGTTCGTCGTGCCGTTCAGCGCCGGCGGTCCGACGGACACCGTCACCCGCATGATCGCCGAGCCGATGGCCGCGAAGCTGGGCGCCAAGATCGTCGTACAGAACGTCGAGGGGGCGGGTGGCACGGTCGGCGCCGGCGAGGTCGCGCGGGCCGAGCCCGACGGCTACACCGTGCTCATGCACCACATCGGCATGTCCACGGCGCCCGCCCTCTACCAGAACCTGGGTTACCAGCCGCTCGAGGACTTCGAGACGATCGGGCTCGTCACCGAGGTGCCGATGACCATCGTCGCCCGCCGGGACTTCCCGCCCACGACTCTCCAGGACCTGGTGAGCCACGTGAAGGCGAACGCCAACAAGGTCACCCTCGCCAACGCCGGCATCGGCGCCGCGTCCCACCTGTGCGGCCTGCTGTTCCAGCACGCCGCCGGTGTCAAGCTTCAGGAGGTCCCGTACGAGGGGACCGGCCCCGCGCTGACGGACCTCGTCGGCGGCCAGGTCGACTTCATGTGTGACCAGACGACCAACACCAGCGGCCAGATCTCCGGGGGCAAGGTCAAGGCGTACGCGGTCACCACCCCGGAGCGCGTGAAGAGCCTGCCCGACCTGCCCACCACCGCCGAAGCGGGGCTGCCCCAGCTCCAGGTCAGCGTCTGGCACGGCCTGTACGCCCCGAAGGGCACACCGCAGGACGTCGTCCAGAAGCTGTCCGAGGCGCTGACGGCGGCGCTCGCCGACCAGGCGGTGATCGACCAGATGGCGAAGCTGGGCACCGCGCCCGTCCCGGCGGCGGACGCGACCCCGCAGGCACACCGGGCGCACCTCGAGGAGCAGCTCGGCACCTGGGCGAAGATCATCGCCGACGCCGGGGTCAAGGCCTCCTGA
- a CDS encoding tripartite tricarboxylate transporter TctB family protein: MERRRSLPDVLAGGIFVLVGGAFVVGSLSYELGTPLRMGPGYFPLVLGVILAALGLAIVGKGLVAGEALTFGVVPWRAVAVIVVAVVFFGYSFRKLGFVPTAAVTALLSTLASRQVRLRTAVVVAAGLTVASTLIFVVGLQLRIPLWGPWLSF, encoded by the coding sequence GTGGAACGCCGACGGTCCCTTCCGGACGTTCTGGCCGGAGGAATCTTCGTCCTCGTCGGCGGCGCATTCGTGGTGGGGTCGCTCAGCTACGAGCTGGGCACCCCGCTGCGGATGGGTCCCGGCTACTTCCCGCTGGTGCTCGGCGTGATCCTGGCCGCTCTCGGCCTGGCGATCGTCGGCAAGGGGCTCGTCGCCGGCGAGGCGCTCACGTTCGGGGTGGTGCCCTGGCGGGCGGTCGCCGTCATCGTGGTCGCGGTCGTGTTCTTCGGATACAGCTTCCGGAAGCTCGGGTTCGTGCCCACGGCGGCGGTGACCGCCCTCCTCTCCACCCTGGCCAGCCGACAGGTGCGACTGCGCACGGCCGTGGTCGTGGCCGCCGGGTTGACCGTGGCCAGCACGCTCATCTTCGTCGTCGGCCTCCAGTTGCGGATCCCGCTGTGGGGTCCCTGGCTGTCGTTCTGA